In Leptolyngbya sp. 'hensonii', the genomic window GCTGGCAGTTTGTGGTTCGGCTTATTAGTGCCATCCAAGCACTCGAACAGTGCCCAGAAGGTTGTTAAGAAACTTCATAATGTGGGGAATGGCGATCGCTTCAGCCATTCCCCAATCATCATCAGTCATTTTTTCCTTGAACCTGGAAACCAGAACAGTTACGCTCACCTCTGCTGTGTGGTCTGGGTAGAAGGCAGCTAATTCGGGTCAGAAGACCATGCTGGGCAAAGCTTTGTGGTTTAGCCATAGGGTTGTATCGGCATGGCCTGTGATTGCAGGAACTCTCTGTTGTTTTGAGGGCACTGCCTTATGACTCAATCACCACAGCCACTTACAGAAGCTGATCTCGCTCAGTTCACGGGAACGAGCACCTATTATCAGCACTCGCTAAGGGTTCAGTATACGGATGGGGTTCGATACTTGGCAGAACGTGCGGGAGCTTATTGGCTCATCGACGCGATCGCCTCATGGCAGATCGATCCACGGGTACATCGAGATCCTATGCTTCAGCAGATTCAGTTCTGGAAGCTTGTCGTCAATGACGATCGGTCAGCACTCCTGGTTTGTGAACGAGATGAAGGGGATGTTGCAGTTTCGCAAGAAATTCCCTTCACTGACTTTCCGCTTAAGCAAGTAAGATTGTACTTCCAAAATGGAGTAGCGCTACTACCGTCCGAATACTGAGGATGATGTTTGATCACAGCCATGCAGGATAGGGGAGTATAGGTTCCTTTGCCCTGCATGATTTGCTGATTTATGGCACCCATACAGATGTGCGAACTAGGCAAAAAGAATCTCCACAAGCACGGAGAGTAACTGTCCATTTTCTAGCAGCTACTCCGTCAAAATGAATGGGAAGAGTTGCTTCCCCTTTCTGAACAAGTCTATTGACAGCCTGGTTCCATTTGAGGGATTCATGATGTCTTTGGAACTTTGGCAATGCATTTAGTACTGCAAGTGCTAAGCAGATAATAGCAGGAATACGCAAAACATTACTTTTCTGATGCGATATTTGGACAAGAATCCAACTGAGCAAAA contains:
- a CDS encoding DUF6876 family protein — encoded protein: MTQSPQPLTEADLAQFTGTSTYYQHSLRVQYTDGVRYLAERAGAYWLIDAIASWQIDPRVHRDPMLQQIQFWKLVVNDDRSALLVCERDEGDVAVSQEIPFTDFPLKQVRLYFQNGVALLPSEY